The window acttattaaaaaataaatttgatcctatttaaagataaataacaGTTTAATATTAAGGTACTGGTTACACTAAATGTTGATCTATATAGTTATGTTACTATAAAATGTATATTACATTGTTAAAGTTTATTGATATCCAAATGaaataaagatattaataaGTAAAATCTCTTACAACGAAACATATCCAAACTATTTACATTGAATTTGATCACAGAAGGCTAATAGTAAGTGGAGCCTATTTCAAAATCACAATCACAATTGAAGCATTTTGTAgcataattaatgttattattcgATGGAgattaataatcaaaaaaataaatagatatttacattaatattatgatgattgaaaaaaatatagaaaaagataTAACACACTTATTGTTTCTTAACCTAACTtcttttgcaaataaaaaaacaataggaTAAATTTAATTAGGCTTACATAACTTTTTGTCCTTATAAGATAAtggaattttgattttagtcatttaaagatttttgtattgattttaattctttaatttcttttttgttgttttagttGTTCCTGGAAAGTAACAACAaccttaaataataatataacaacaACACTTTGATAATTGGTAAATTTACTTtttcatcaaaatatttaacatgataatcatatgtgtatttttattttgtttttaaattttcatatttccaAACATAATTGATGACACAACAAATTAATAGATTGTGAATAATTATTATGTCATTTGTTATTATGGTTACTTCGACggcaaaattaaaacaaaaaattaaatatttaaatgattaaaaaaagactttaaacattaaaaaaagggGTCAAAAGTTATTTGACAtaacaaagtattttttttaatcttaaattatcTACTTTTTATCTCATTCattgtcatttttctttatcttaaatcatccttttcaatttcatcccactgatttttaattttaacctaATGGATTCCCTTCTCATAAGAATGAGTCCAATATCCAATACAAACGTGATCCCACGGcagataaaacaaatattttccaATTCTGTGCAGTCCTTTTCCTTCTTGTGAATGCCACTCAGCATCATCCCAATATCCAACTCaattcctcaaatcactgggaTTCCCCCATttcataaaattcaatttacCACGCTATGaatttaatacaaatattaaaaccattttataatatcatccaattataaatcatcaaattatttttaaaattaataaactataattaaatgattataaaatttgtttataatttatgatagGATGAAAAAGAGGATAAAGCAAAAGGCACATTGGTaataggaagaaagaaagaaagaagattaaGATAGTGCATCTCCCGAAACAGTTGACCTTGTGAGATACAGACACAGCaccttcaattcttcatttctcAAATCGCAATTCGTAAAACCATAACAACACAAAGTGTCTCAAATTCACATTAAATTCTCCCTCCCCGAAAAGGATGTCGTTCgaggtggaggaggaggaggaggcgttCGAGCACACGCTCTTGGTGGTGCGCGAGGTGTCGGTGTACAAGATCCCGCCGCGCAGCACCTCCGGCGGCTACAAGTGCGGCGAGTGGCTCCAGTCCGACAAGATCTGGTCGGGCCGGATCCGCGTCGTGTCCCGCCGCGACCGCTGCGAGATCCGCCTCGAGGATCCGAGCTCCGGCGAGCTCTTCGCCGCGTGCTTCGTCTACCCCGGCCAGCGCGAGACCGCCGTCGAGCCCGTCCTCGACTCCTCCCGATACTTCGTCCTCAAGATCGAGGACGGCCAGGGCAAGCACGCCTTCATCGGGCTAGGGTTCAACGAGCGCAACGAGGCCTTCGATTTCAATGTCGCGCTCTCCGATCACGAGAAGTACGTCCGCCGCGAGCACGAGAAGGAGGCCGGCCACGgtgccgccgccgccgccgagGAGTCGCAGATCGACATTCACCCCGCCGTCAATCACAGGCTCAAGGTATACCGATCACAATCTCTACAATTTAACTGTTTTGATTACGCAATTGAACTGTAATTCGCGATGGTGATAATGTTTACTTTGAGATGGATTGTGGATAagtaaaagaaattttgaaCACGCTGAGATGTATAATTTCATTGGTTTAGTTGTTGAGTTTGAGTGAATGAAGCATGATTTAATGTTGTGGTTAAGTGGATCACTGAGATGATGCTTGTGTTGAGCTTAATTCTTTAGTATCTACTGTATGctattttgttgttgtgatgATGAATTAGGATCtgttttggataaacttctccatacttatagaagaagaagaaaataagaacatAAAATGATTTGAGCTTCTCGTAtaagcgaaaatcaatttaTGCACTTAATTTGTATAGAAGCTCTTTTCATTTAACTTCTCCAAAAAAGGTTAGGTGCACAAGCTGATTTTAGCTTGGGTAAAAGCTCAATGCATTatacctttttgttttcttttcttataagtGCTTATAGATAAGTTAATCCAATCAGAGCCTTATTTTGCTTTGGTCAAATCTGATTTTTTAGAGCAATTTCTAGGGGGGTTTCAGATTTTGatgaatttactttttttctcttgtcTTAACAGTATGTTTTTCTTACTCCGTGGATCATGGCTTTTCCTGTATTTGAGATGGGTGTGTTTGTTATTTTGGCCTGTAGGAAGGGGAAACCATTAGGATTAATGTGAAGCACAAATCAACTAGTGGAACTGGCATGCTTTCAGCTGCTGGCCTAACCGGTGGGCATGCTGCAACACCAAAGCCAAAAACCGTGAGTCTTGCTCCCCCACCAAGTGGGGCTGGGAAAATCAGGTCTCCTCTTCCACCCCCACCAAATGATCCCGTTGCTGCTCGGATTGCTTCCACCGGTTGCGCTACAGGTCCTAAAGGGACATATGAAAGTGTGAAACATTCTACCGACGCTTTATCAGATTTTTCTCAACTTCAGGTATGCTGGTTCTGCTCGCCCTATTGGCTGTTTTGCATGTTGTTCATGTAATTGAAAAGTTTAGGGTTTAATGGTTATTGCATTGCATGGCATAACAGCAACGTCATGTCTTATAATATGTTTATTGTTTTAGTCTTAGATCCTGGTCATCAATCTAGATTCCTACATATAGTGACCATAgtgatttgaaaaataatcaatcaTCAACTGACTTTCTGGAGCATCCATCTCAGTTTTAACCATGAGGCTTTCTGTGTTAAAGTCCCAGACGTAGTCCAAAATAATGAGTAACATTCAcatttcttgtttgtttgcatTTACAGAAAAATCTTCCCTCAACGACCACCTCCGGGTCGACCACAGCTTCAGGATGGGCAGCCTTCTGATTATATATATGAGCATTTTAACAATGAGGCTTTTATTATTCTCTGATTTTTTTGGTTCTTTATTTTGAGAAAAGAAACGGTGGAAGAATCTGCAGAAAGAGGTTGCATAAGTGAAGTTAGCACAAAATACCAAGTAATTCGATTGCTTGAGGAATGAATATCCTggaaatatttatgtttttctttgtttgtaATAACAGTTTTCTCATATCTCTATAAAAAGTATTACTCCCCGATCTCCTACCCCCGAAAAGAATCTTTCTTTGACTGAGGTGTGCTTGTGATTTTATGTTCAAGGGACTGTTCCGGATGTCATGTGtcattgtaataattataattacaaagTGACAATGTTCATTTCAACAGCTGCTATATGTTGTTACACTTGTGCAACAGACAACAGCTTTGTGCCTATGTAGCTCTACTAGGACGATTGTACTAAATTCTAAAACTCAGAACTTGACATTATATTTTTTGGGGCTATAAATTCagattttggatttgtttgaatAAACTCTTTTCATAAATACTtattggaaaagaaaataagaaagaaaaacggAATAAGTTGTTTgagaagttaaaattaactagtgttcaagttaaaaataagcttttaaagaaattaatgagactttctacaaattaatttatacaatagctaattttaacttttagaaaagcatattccacttttttctttttcttttgttcacttataattgtttatatgttttttagGCAATTAGGCCATTGCTTCAAAATCAATGGGCATGATGTGCTATCGTAGGATTGCACTAGATTAGTCGTTCAAGTTTCACGATAGAAAATTGAGGTTCAGgattttattttgaatggtTTATCCCTTCGATCCTCTACTCAGGATTcggatatcaaagtaataaataGCCATAATATTGaacttaattgtatttttagt of the Glycine max cultivar Williams 82 chromosome 13, Glycine_max_v4.0, whole genome shotgun sequence genome contains:
- the LOC100787962 gene encoding uncharacterized protein At1g03900, which encodes MSFEVEEEEEAFEHTLLVVREVSVYKIPPRSTSGGYKCGEWLQSDKIWSGRIRVVSRRDRCEIRLEDPSSGELFAACFVYPGQRETAVEPVLDSSRYFVLKIEDGQGKHAFIGLGFNERNEAFDFNVALSDHEKYVRREHEKEAGHGAAAAAEESQIDIHPAVNHRLKEGETIRINVKHKSTSGTGMLSAAGLTGGHAATPKPKTVSLAPPPSGAGKIRSPLPPPPNDPVAARIASTGCATGPKGTYESVKHSTDALSDFSQLQKNLPSTTTSGSTTASGWAAF